In Aegilops tauschii subsp. strangulata cultivar AL8/78 chromosome 3, Aet v6.0, whole genome shotgun sequence, one genomic interval encodes:
- the LOC109736178 gene encoding L-type lectin-domain containing receptor kinase IX.1-like, whose product MAAAVNFSHQIHTCLMLLCYSIWSLHLPCPTSSLYFNANFSDPEGYDPGLSFQGDAYLDAQSRTIQLTTAVESPNIQNSVGRVFYSTPVPLWDNATGELARFSTSFTFRIKVNGTISGDGFAFFLGNYPPSSPDPLEDRQNLGLYNGNASTVATGNDRAVAVEFDTFLNVGVDTSSSHMGIDVNSIISQVYTNVTLAGNNLTSDLPMTCHIIYGNESKTLVAVLEVGDTTYHVNTSVDLRLMPNVVAIGFSGATGEADELHQIISWSFDSTLDLPSAPAPAWRSTKSPPPAPKTLPKGRLAKVTGPIIGVIAIVCIFVGVRRWQLCTRKKHHRALAGGLGDIGYLKLARATNEFAEENKLGQGGSASVYRGQLASPSRPVAIKRFKLAESGEERKAFEDELRIASRLRHRNLVELIGWCYGGQRNLVELICWWQDDRYTRLFLLVYELLPQGSLDQHLHGGNSWIPWSKRYQIILDLGSALQYLHVDCEQHQQCIVHGDIKSSNILLDASYSAKLCDFGLARLVHQESGSKTTDLVQGTYGYIDPVFIDTSQRNRQSDIYSFGIVLLEIVSGRNPTVSLHDTPPLSSWVRSLYYDNAILEAANDRLIGDESSFGRQQMERVLLVGLLCVHQDPSSRPSITHTMDALRSEELKLDLTPLAPVTLSLPLPL is encoded by the exons ATGGCTGCTGCTGTGAACTTTTCCCATCAAATACACACCTGCCTCATGCTCCTCTGCTACTCGATATGGTCTCTGCACCTGCCTTGCCCTACCTCCTCGCTTTATTTCAACGCCAACTTTTCAGACCCCGAAGGCTATGACCCCGGCTTGAGTTTCCAGGGTGATGCCTACCTGGACGCTCAGTCTCGGACCATCCAGCTAACAACAGCCGTTGAGAGCCCCAACATCCAGAATAGCGTAGGCCGAGTGTTCTATTCGACGCCCGTGCCGTTGTGGGATAACGCCACTGGCGAGCTTGCCCGATTCTCCACCTCCTTCACCTTCCGAATCAAGGTAAACGGTACGATCAGCGGCGATGGCTTTGCTTTCTTCCTCGGGAACTATCCTCCGAGCAGTCCAGATCCCCTTGAAGACAGACAGAACCTAGGTCTCTACAACGGAAACGCCAGCACGGTCGCGACCGGCAATGACCGAGCTGTGGCAGTCGAGTTCGACACCTTCTTGAACGTTGGCGTCGACACCAGCAGCAGCCACATGGGCATCGACGTCAACTCCATCATTTCTCAGGTGTACACCAACGTTACCCTGGCTGGCAACAACCTAACATCTGACCTTCCTATGACTTGCCACATAATTTACGGCAACGAATCAAAAACCCTAGTGGCCGTTCTCGAGGTCGGAGACACAACATATCATGTCAACACCAGTGTTGACCTGAGGCTCATGCCTAATGTGGTGGCCATCGGCTTCTCGGGTGCTACCGGTGAGGCGGATGAGTTACACCAAATAATTTCATGGTCATTTGACTCCACCTTGGACCTGCCCAGTGCCCCGGCGCCTGCATGGAGGAGCACTAAGAGTCCACCACCTGCACCGAAGACCCTACCCAAAGGACGGCTAGCAAAGGTAACTGGACCAATCATTGGAGTTATTGCAATTGTGTGCATCTTTGTTGGCGTGCGTCGATGGCAACTATGCACGAGAAAGAAGCATCACAGAGCTCTCGCCGGGGGCCTTGGAGATATTGGTTATCTTAAGTTGGCGCGTGCGACCAACGAATTCGCAGAGGAAAACAAGCTCGGGCAAGGTGGTTCTGCCTCTGTTTATCGGGGCCAACTAGCAAGTCCAAGTAGACCAGTGGCGATAAAGAGATTCAAGCTGGCAGAATCAGGCGAGGAGAGGAAGGCATTTGAGGACGAACTCAGGATTGCCAGTCGGCTCAGGCACCGGAACCTTGTCGAATTGATAGGTTGGTGCTACGGTGGACAGAGGAACCTGGTTGAGCTTATATGCTGGTGGCAGGACGACAGGTACACCCGTCTCTTCCTGCTTGTGTATGAGCTTTTGCCACAAGGTAGCCTGGATCAACACCTACACGGGGGCAATAGTTGGATACCATGGTCCAAGAG GTACCAGATCATCCTCGACCTAGGCTCTGCACTGCAATACCTCCACGTAGATTGTGAGCAACACCAACAGTGCATCGTACATGGCGATATCAAGTCCAGCAACATATTGCTTGACGCTTCATACAGTGCCAAGTTATGTGACTTCGGATTGGCAAGACTTGTTCACCAAGAAAGTGGGTCAAAGACCACAGACCTTGTGCAGGGCACTTACGGATATATAGACCCTGTGTTCATCGACACGAGCCAGCGGAACAGGCAGTCAGACATATACAGTTTTGGCATTGTCCTACTAGAGATAGTCTCTGGAAGGAACCCAACGGTGAGTCTCCATGATACGCCTCCGTTGTCATCATGGGTAAGGAGTTTGTACTACGACAATGCGATCCTTGAGGCAGCAAATGACAGGCTGATAGGAGACGAGTCCAGTTTTGGGCGACAACAAATGGAGCGTGTGCTACTTGTCGGGCTCTTGTGTGTGCACCAGGACCCGAGCAGCCGTCCGTCCATCACCCACACCATGGATGCCCTGCGATCGGAGGAGCTAAAACTGGACCTCACTCCCCTGGCGCCGGTGACACTCTCGCTGCCATTGCCTTTGTAG